Within Thermococcus celer Vu 13 = JCM 8558, the genomic segment AACCTTCAGCGGAACGGCCGAGCCCCTCGCCTCCACCACGTTCATCCTCTTCACCTGGACGAGGTCCCTGCTAAGTCTCGCGATGACATCCTTCGCATCCCTCAGCTCCCTTTCGAGAACCTCTATTCGCTTCACCTTCGCCTCGAGTTCCCTCTCGCGGAGGACCTTCCTCCGAACCTCCTCGTCGTAATCGGCTATCCTCCGCTCGAGTCTGCCGATGGTCTTCCTCTGCTCCTTTATTATCTCCCTCAGCTCGGCGTTCTCCCTCTCGAGGAACTCGATCCGCTTCTCCAGCTCGCGGATCCTCCTCATGTAGGGCCGCAAATCGACGTTTACCCTCTCCTCGGGTTCTTCCCCTTCTTCCCCTGGCCTTTCGCGCAGCGTGACCCTCTGCATGGCCTCACCGAGGTTGTAGCCCTGAATAACGAGGGCCTTGACTTCGTCGGCCTTCCCGGTTAAACCGGCCTCGCGGAGTCTGGCGTCAATGTGCTCGAGTTTCGGCTTCAGCCGGAGGTAGGCCTTGTAAGCCGCCGCCAGGGCGTCGCGCTGGTGGTCGTCGTCAACATTAATCCCGAGGTTCCTGAGGAGCTCGTTCTTCTCCTCGACCCTGAGGCTCTCCCGGGGAACGAAGAGGTTAGCTTTAAAGGAGCGGGCTATCTTCTCGACGAACCCTGGGGCGGGGTTCACGTCGGTGGCCACGATGACCGGATGGCCAACGTTGCTCACGAACCTGAAGACCTCGCCGACGAGCATGTTCCTCTCGCTGTGGAGGGCGACGACGCGACCGTTCAGGTCTATGGCGGCTATCCCGACGGTTATCCCGGGGTCGATGCCGACTATGATACTCTTCCTCCCGCGTACGGCCTCCTCGCCCTTCAGGGGGGCGAAACCGAGCTCGGCCCTCTCGACCGGCTGGATCCTGACCTCAACGTCGCCTCCGCGCATCGGCTTTATAAGGCCCGCGAGCTCCTCCCTTTTAGCGTAGACCTTGAACTCCCCCCGGGCCAGGCCGTAGTCCTTCTCCTCGACCTCGAGGTCGAAGGGTATCTCCGCCCTCCTGAGCCTCTCCCCTATCTCCCTGACCTTGTCCCGGACGAGGTTGTGGACGCGCTTTCTGTAACGGTCCTGGCTCCATCCACCCTTCCCAGGACTCCTCCCCCGCGTGACCTTAATTACAACCTCGTCCTCGAAGGCTAAGACCTCGTAACCGACGCCTTTGCTCGCAAGGAGGGCCGAGAGCTTTGCCTCCTCGTAGGGATCAAAGCGGTCCACCACCCTTATTCCGTGCTCCCTCGCGAGGCTCTGAAGGCTTCTCTGTTCGCCAGGTCTGCCCGTCACCTGAACGAGCTTCGTCCCCCCCGGCAGCGCCCGGAGGAACTTCCTCAGATCATCGCCGAGCTCCGTGACGCTGTCTATGGCGACTATATCGGGCCTTTTGGACTGGACGAAGCGGATGAGGCGGTAGAGGGTGAACTCACCCTTTCTCTCGAGCCGCCCGTTGAACCAGCTCACGACGGCAAACCTCTTGGGGTTCTCGCTTATTACGTCAACTCCCAGGATCAGAATAGGCCCCACCCTCTCAGGAAAAGGTTCGGGGGGCGGTTTAAAAAGATTATCGGGCCCGCAGAGAGGTTCTTACGGCGACCTCAACGGCCTTCTTTATCGTCTCAAGCGCCATCGAGGGCCTCGGTTTATCAAGGGCCTGCTCGTGACTGAAGGGGACGTGGATGAAGCCCGCTCTGGCCTCCATTCCAGCGACGGCTATCGTGTGAAGGGCCGTGAACATCGCGGCGTTGCAGACGTAGGTTCCGGCGGTGTTCGAGATTCCAGCCGGGATCTTCGCGTCCCTCAGGGCTTTAACGATGGCCTTTACAGGGAGCGTCGCGAAGTACGCCGCGGGTGCGCCCTCGAAGACAGGCTCGTCTCCGGGGGCGAAGCCGTCGTTATCCGGCTTTTCGCTATCCATGACGTTTATCGCGACCCGCTCAACGGTTACGTTGGGCCTCCCGCCGGCCTGTCCCGTGAGGACCACAACGTCCGGCCTTTCCTCGACGATTAACCTCGGGAGAATCTCCCGAACGCCGTTGAAGGTAACCGGGAGCCGGCGCTTTACCACCGCCGCGCCGTCCATCTCGTCGGGGAGCCTCCTAACCGCTTCCCAGGAGGGGTTTATGCTCTCACCGCCGAAGGGTTCGAAGCCTGTAACGAGAACCTTCATGGTACCACCGAAAAGGTTAGGTTTTTAGGTTTTAAAACGCACTCCCCCCGGTGGGTGAGAATGCGGTACGATGTTCTTATCATCGGCGGCGGGCCGGTCGGGAACTACCTCGCCAACCTGCTCGCGAGGGACTTCAGGGTTGCGGTGGTTGAGAAAAAGGGCTCCTTCGGGGGCAAAGCATGCACGGGGATAATAGGGGCGGAGAACTACGGGAGGCTGGGCCTTCCGGATGAGGCCGTTCTAAACGAACTCCGGGGGGCGGTCTTCTACTCGAGGATACAGAGCTTCGAGGTGGAGAGGAAATCGCCGCAGGCCTATCTTGTGGATAGAAAGGCACTTGAGAGATGGCTGGCCGAGAGGGCGGTGGAGAGGGGAGTGGACTACTACATGGCCACGACCTTTCTGGGTTTCAGGAACGGAAGGGCCGTCCTTCAGAGGCTCGGTGAGAGGATCGAGGTCGAGGCGGACTTCTACGTTGGGGCCGACGGTGTGAACAGCACCGTGGCCAAAGCGATGGGGGCTCAAACGAGGGCGGAGTTTTTGAGCGGCTACGAGGTCGAGGTGGTCGGGAGCTTTAGGAGGGACTTCGTCGAGGTCTGGGTGAACAGGGAGGTGAACCCGGACTTCTTCCTCTGGGTGGCGCCGGTGAACGAGAGGATAGCGAGGGTTGGAACCTTCGGGAGCATCGAGGCCCTCAACAGGTTCCTGAGGATGAGGATGCTGAGGCCGACTTCGGTAGTCGAGTTCAAGGCCGGGAGCGTCGGCTTCGGGACGAGGAAGCCCTGGGCCAAGGGCAACGTCGCCCTCGTGGGGGACGCGGCGCTTCAGATAAAGCCGACCACCGCGGGGGGGATAGTCTACGGGATGCTCTGCGCCCAGGCCCTGAGGAGGGCCCTCCTCGATGGAAGACTCGGGGACTACGAGAGGGAATGCGCCTTCGTCAAGAAACAGGTAAGCTTTGGGCTCCGCTTCAGGAGGGTCTTCCTCGGGTTGGGCCAGGACGATATCGAGAGGGTCTTCGAGATCCTCGGGAGCCAGGAGGCGAGGGAGATTATAGAGAGTCAGGCGGACTTCGACGACCACCTGAAGACCGCCAAGGCTATTCTAAGGAGGCCGAGGCTCCTCGCAAGGCTGATAAGGGTAAGTCCAACGATAATCCGAACGCTCCTGTGAGGTGAGACCATGGCCACATGGAGGATGGGTCTTCAGGAGGAGTACCTGAGGGCGATAGCCGAGGGGAAGAAAAAAGTTGAGGGAAGGCTGTACGACGAGAAGAGGCAGAAGATAATGCCGGGGGACACGATAATCTTCGAGGGAAGGCTGATGTGCGCGGTCAAGGACGTCAGGGTTTACTCCTCTTTCAAGGAGATGCTGGAGAAGGAGGGCCTCGAGAACGTCCTCCCGGGCGTTGGGAGCATCGACGATGGCGTTAAGGTCTATCGTCGCTTCTACTCTGAGGAGAAGGAGAGAAAGTACGGCGTCGCGGCAATAGAGGTCGAGCCCGTGGGGTGGATAGGGGAACCGCCGGAGTAAAGTCAAAAGGAAAAGAGACCCGGGGAGGTCAGAGGTACCTCTCCTTCACCCACCTGACGAAGTAGTCCGGGTTCAGCTCCTCGCCGATGGCTTTCTTCAGGAGCTCCTTCGGCGGGTAGATCGAGCCGTACCTGTGGATCCTCTCGCGGAGCCAGGCCTTTATCGGCTCGAAGTCGGCGCTGGCGATGTGCTCCTCCACGTTGAGGTCCTTCTTCATGTGGTAGTAGAACTGCGCCGAAAGGAGCGTTCCGATGCTGTAGGTCGGGAAGTAACCGATCGTTCCGTGGGCCCAGTGGATGTCCTGGAGGATGCCGTCGACGTAGCTCTTCGGCCTTATGCCCAGGAGGCGCTCCATCTCGTCGTTCCAGAGCTCCGGCAGATCCTTCGCCTTGACGCCTTCGTTGAGCATCATCCTCTCGAGCCTGAAGCGGAGTAGGATGTGGAAGTTGTAGGTTACGACGTCCGATTCAGTCCTGATGAAGTCGGGCCGGACTACGTTGAAGTAGGAGTAAACGTCCTCGGGGGTGTAGTTCGCCATGAAGGGCAGGTTCTCCCTTAGGACCGGGTGGATGAGCTCCGCGAACTCCCTGGAGCGGCCGACTATGTTCTCCCAGAAACGGCTCTGGCTCTCGTGGATGCCGAGGCTGACTCCACCCGCTATAGGGGAGAAGGCAAACCTCTCGTCCTGCTGGAGTTCGTAGAGTGCGTGACCGAACTCGTGAACCGTGCTGAGTATGGTCCTCCTGAAGTCGTAGCCCTCGTACCTCGTGGTTATCCTGACGTCCCTTATCCCGAACTCCGTGGTGAACGGGTGGGCCGAGACGTCCAGACGGGAGCGAACCCCGAGCGGAAAGCCGAACTTCTCGAGGATCCAGAGGTTGACCCTCTCCATCTGATCTTTCTCGTAGCGCTCCTTCTCGAGCGGGTGGCTCTGTGGGACCTTGCCCTCTTCGAGGATCCTGTCGAGGAGGGGTTTTAGCTCCTTCTCCAGCCCCTCGAACATCCTCTCGACGTCTTTGGTGGTCGTACCTTCCTCGAACATGTCAAGGAGGGCGTCGTACGGCTCGTCCTCGTAGCCGAGGTAGTCCGCGGCCCTCTTCGCCAGGTCGATTATCCTGTCGAGCCACGGCTCGAACTTGGAGAAGTCGTCGCTCTTCTTGGCTTCCTCCCAGGCCTTCGTCGCCTGGCTCGTCACCTCGCTCATCTCGCGCAGAAACTCCGGAGGGAAGGACTTGCTTATCCTTATCTCCCTGTCGAGGACCCTGACGACGCCCCTCTCGTACTCGTTGAGCTCCAGATCCTTCGCCTTCTCAACTAACTCGACGAACTCGGGCTTGAGAAGGAACTCCTGGGAGAGAACCGAGAGCTCACCCCGGGCGACGGAGCGCTCCAGTATTCCCTCCTTCGGCATGTTGACCTCCATGTCCCACCCGAGGACGCTCTGAGCGTGGCCTATGGCCCAGATGCGCCTGTACTTCGTGAGTATCTCCTTAACCGTCTCGTTCTGGAAGACCTCTTCCATCTCGATCACCTCTACTTACCTCTGGCGATACTTTGGGGAACGGAACTTTTAACCTTTTCGATGGACATCTAAACGAAACGGTAAAAAGCTATTACTCAAACCGGAAATCGCTTAAAGGGTCATGATAAGTGCTCGAAAAGCGACGCCGGTGATGCCAATGAAGCTCGACCTCGTAGTTCTCGGACACGTCTCTATAGACCACATCAGGTTTCCGGGCAAAGAAGAGGTGCTGTACCCGGGTGGCGCGGCGGCCGCCGTGGCCACCTCGGCGGCCCTGGCGGGGGCGAAGGTGGGTCTGGTAACGAAGGTTGGTGAAGACTTCCCGCGGGAATGGCTCGAAAGGCTCTCCTCGCTCCTCGACATCAGGGGTGTCCGGATCCTGCCGGGGAAGACCATCCACATCCACGTGATATACCACGAGGACGGGAGCGTCGATTCTCCGGTTGAGATGGGCGTGGCCAGGAACATGGGCGAAACCCCGATTCCGGAGGATTACATGAGCGCAAAGGTGTTTCACATAGCCCCGATCCCACCGGAGGAGCAACTCAAAGCCGTGAAGAGGCTCGAGGGCAGGATTATAAGCCTCGATTTCAACCCAACGTACATGAAGAGCTACGAGAAAAAAACCGGGCTTATGCGGGAGATAGTTTCAAAGGTGGAGGTGCTGTTCCCCAACGAGAGGGAGGCCTTGACCATAACCAAGGCCCAAACGGTGGAGGAGGCCGCGGAGATACTCCACGACTGGGGAGCGAAGCTCATCGTCGTAACGCGCGGCGAGAGGGGCGTTCTGGTTTACGACGGAACGTCCCGGGAGTTCCCGGCGCTTCCGATAAGCCCGAAAGAAATCGTGGATCCCACCGGCGCCGGGGATGCCTTCGCGGGCGGTTTTTTAGCGATGTACTCGAAGGGAAAGAACATAGAGGAGTGCGTTGAAAAAGGGCTGGAGAGGGCGAGGGAAGTGCTCAAAAAGATGGGGAGCTGGAGCGTCTAAGAGACCGCGAGCCGGGCGAAGAGGTACAGCACCACGAACAGGAGCGCCGCGAGGGCCGTCACCTCGAACCTCGGGAGAACCGGCGAGAGCATCGCCATCAGGGCGTAGGTCGGAAACGCCATGACAACCGCCAGGGTCAGGATGAGGTAGTGCCTCATCGGAGCGCGCTCTCTATCAAGGTATCCCATCTCGATCGTGAGAACCGTCAGAGCCATCACGGTCAGGCCGTAGAACCCACCTGTCCGGGTGTAGATGAGAAAGGCCGCCGTCGTTACCAGGAAGAGCACGCCCATGAAGTACCACTGAACGGCCATGAGCGCCAGGGGGACGAGCAGGAGCGTTCTGACGTCGCGCATTCCGAGGAGGACGAAGAGGAGGACCACGGGCACAAGGGAGTAAAGTCTTCTATTAATCTTCACAGACCAACCACCTCCGCTATCGCCGCCTCCAGGGGTTTCCTGACGTCCCAGTCGACGATGATGCCGTAGGAGGACATCTTCATCAGCGTGGCCTCCCTCTGAAGGGAGAGGAGCTTGAGGGCGAGCTCCTCCTCACGGTTCTTAGGTTTAACTGCCGTGTACGGGTTCGGGCTTACGACCACCACGCTGTAACCGTAGCGGGCCATTGTTTTGAGGGCCTCCCTGCTCTCCTCCGTCAGGAGGGGCGAGAAGTACAGGAGCTGGGCCCGGGCCGGAAAGCGCGTCCTTATCAGGTGCTCGACCTGGTAGGCTATCATGTTGTTCCTGTCGGGCTTTGCGGTGCTCAGGAAGTCTATGCACTTGAAGAAGTGCCTCTTGCCGTAGTCAACGCGAACCCAGAGGGGGACGTCCTCCGCGAGCAGGAGGCCGAAGCTGGTTCCGTTGTTGAGGGCGTTGAGCATCAGCGAGGCGGCCGCCCTGATGAGGTGGTCAAAGACGAGACTACCGGTGTAGGAGGCATCAACTATGAAGATGACGTCGACCTTCCTCTCGCTCTCGTACTCGTTGGCCATTATCCTCCCCGTCCTCGCGGTGGCCTTCCAGTTGATTATCCTGAGCGGGTCCCCGGGCTGGTACTCCCTTACCGCGTGGAACTCAACCCCCTCACCTACCCTCGGGCTCGGCAGGGGACCGACGGTTATCTTGGTCCCCCGCGTCGAATAGGGCGTCGGAACGTCGGTTATTATTGGAACCCCCACTATCTCGCTGTAAAGTTCAACCTTTCTGTCAACCTTGAAGAAGCCGAAGGGGTCGCGGTAGCTCAGCCTCACCCAGTTGAACTCGTGGATTCCGCGCTTAACGCGGACCTTGTACCGTATCTCCCTCTCCTCTCCCGGCTGGAGGGACAGGACGTGCTCCCTCCGTCCCCCCACCAGCTCCAGTCCAGGTGGCACGTCCTCCGTGATTTTCAACGTGGGTATCCTCTCATGGGACTTAACCCTGAGGGTTATCTCAACCTCGCTCCCCTCGAGGAAACGGCTGTGGGGGACTACGCGCTCGACCTCAACGTCAAGGCTCGGTTTGAAGAAGAACACCGCCAAGAACAGGAGCCATATTATCGGAAGAGTCAGATACGTCATCTCCCAGCGCAGGAGGAGGAAGGCTAACATGACGATTAGCCAGAGCGCGAGGAGAATCTCCTCCGCCTTCTCCGTTGGGAGCATCCTATCGACGGGTTCTTCTTCCCTTTCCTCGACGTAGGTGGAACCGTAGAGTGGGGGTTGGACCTGCACCCTTTCACCTCACTCGAACTTGGGAACCGGAACGCGCTCGAGGAGCTTCTCCATTACGCGCTCCTGGCTGACCCTGGTGTACCACAGCTCCCTCTTGAGGATGAGCCTGTGGCTCAAAGCTGGAACCGCGACCGCCTTCACGTCATCCGGAATCACGTAGTCCCTTCCCTGGAGGGCGGCGTAGGCCCTCGAAAGCCTGAGCAGGGCAAGGCTTCCCCTCGGAGACGCCCCGACCTCTATTTCCTTCCTGTTATCCCTCGTGGCGAGCACTACGTCCGTTATGTACTCCAGGATGGGGTCGCTGACGTAAACGTCCTCTACGGCCCTCTGCATCTCGATGACTTCCTCCGGGGTCAAGACGGGCCTTACGTCGACCTCCTCCTTCTTCCTGGCCATCCTCCTGCGGAGTATCTCGATCTCCTCCTCCCTGCTTGGATAGCCGACCCTCAAACGAACCAGGAAGCGGTCGAGCTGGGCCTCGGGTAGGGGATAGGTTCCCTCCTGCTCTATCGGGTTCTGGGTTGCCATGACTATGAACGGCCTCTCCAGCTCGTAGGTCTTCCCCTCAACGGTGACCTGCATCTCCTGCATCGCCTCGAGGAGGGCAGACTGCGTTTTCGGGGGCGCACGGTTGACCTCGTCCGCGAGGAGGACGTTCGTGAAGATCGGTCCCCTCTTGAACTCGAACTCGAGGGTCTTCTGGTTGAAGACGCTGACGCCGAGAATGTCGCTCGGCAGCAGGTCGGGCGTGAACTGGACGCGCCTGAACTTAACCCCAAGGGCCGTTGCAAAGCTCTTCGCCATGAGCGTCTTGGCGAGGCCGGGCAGGTCCTCCAGGAGTACGTGCCCACCGGCCAGGATCGTCGTCAGTATGAGCCTCAGCACCTCGTCCTTTCCCACTATGGCTTTCCTAACCTCATCCAGGACGGCGTTACCCTTCGAGCTTACCTCTTCTATCCTCATAGAGATCCTCCTCCACTATTTCCAGGGCCTTTTCGAGGTTATCGAGAAAGTCCCCGTCCGAGCGAAGGATTTTTATGGCCTCGTTGGGCTCGGAGATGAGGGTGTGAAAAGTCCGGCTGTAGTCATCGGAGAGGAGGGCGTATATCCCCACAACCTTCTCCTCGATGAGGGAACGGGCGACCCTCCCCTTTCTGGCGCGTTCTATGAGGGTTGCAACCCTTTCGATATCGGTTTTCCTTCTGACATTGTACTCGCGTCCTCTTCTTGGCAGGGAGATGCGTATTTCAAAGCCAAAAAGGACAAAGGCCAGGAAAGCTCCCAGCACCAAAACCGCGAGCCACCTGACCAAGTAAGAGCCGGCTATAACGGCGATGATGAGGGGAACCGTCGCTATTGCAGCAGGACTAAACCTCATCCACGCCCCTCCTCATCGTCCGGTAAACTTCGAGGACCCTCTCGGCGTCTTTCCACGTTATTTTCTCGGGGGCGTATTTGGCCTTTTCGAATAGCCTCGTGAGCTCAACGAAGGCGTCGTGCATGTATTTCACGTGCCTGGCGTGCTCCCAGTGGGTCCAGCTCTCCTCGTAGGGGATGCCGAGGTACTCCAGCCAGAGGACGGCGTTCCTGTAGATTCCCACGATGGCCTCCCTTGGGTTTTCAAAGGCATCGAGGCCGAGATCATCGAGTTTTTTATCGAAGAGCTCCGCTTTGAGCCTCATCTCCTCCCGCCCCTTCTTCCACAGGAGCCCGCGATACTGAACCACGGCGACGTAGGCAAAGACCGCTATAGCGACGAGGAAAACAGCGTAAAGGATGTATCTGAAAGGGAGGGAAAGCCCAGCCCCCGCCAACCGGGTGTCGTTGTGGTACGTTGGGGGCCGTGAAAAATTGGGGGGAGCGGATGAAAGGTTAACCAAGCCGCTGGTGTTGTTGGGCGGAAAAGGCGACGGGGAAGGTGACCACAGTCCAAGGAAGATGAGACCCACCAGAGCACCGGCGATCACGAGGGGGAGGTAAGTCGACAGCCCAAAACCGCCCCAATCGTCCCGCCTGAAGGGGTCCCTCCATTCGAGGAAGAGACCGAGGAGGATGAAGAGACCCACAATCGCAAGAACCTCCAGAAGAACGCCCGCCCATGGGGCCTCCCCCCTTTGGTGAACCTCCGACGTCGTGGCGCTGTGGTTAATCATCAGCGTCATCAGTGAAAACAGCAGTCCAAAGAGGATCAGGAGCTTTGCCCGGGTGTACATTTCCACCGGAAAACATGAAGAGGACATGTTTAAAAGCTTTTACCCCCAGGTAAAAGGTGGTGGTGGGGATGGAGAAGATTCCGAGGCTCTACGTGGAAGTTTCCCCCGACGAATGCATCAAAGAGGGGAGGGTGACCAGGGACTGCGTGATCATAAGCGGGAACGTTGAGGTCTGGGTGAGGGAGAACGAAGCCGTTCCGGAGTTCGTTGACACGAAAAAGGCGAAGGTACTGGGAAAGGAGGTCTACGACCGCTTTTACCTCTACGTCGACAGAACCGAAGGAAAGATGATAAAGGACGCGATACTCGTCCTTCCAGACGGGAGAACGAGGATACATCTGAAGAAGGGGGATGAGCTGATGCTCCTCCCGGTGGAGGGCTACACGAAAACCCTGATAGCGAACGTCGGAAACAGGGTGCGGAAGGGGGACGCCTTCGCGGCGGTGACGACCAGGAAGGGAGAGGTTCACTATCTCAAACCCCCAAAAACAGGAACGGTGGTCTTCATAGACGAGGTGACTAACAGCCCCCATTACGTCTACTACATCCTCCCGGAGGAGTGAGGTCAACCTCCGTTTCTTTCATTTATCAGAGCTAAGGGGAGAACTCCGGCAAAACCGGAAGGGAATTGAAAACACCAAAACCGTTATAAGGCACCGGACCAAGCGGTCTCTGAAAGCAATTTTGGAGCTGAAGGAAATGAAGATTGAAGCTGGAGATTTTGTGGTGTTCCACTACGTGGGCAGGTTTGAGAACGGTGAAGTTTTTGACACGAGTTACGAGGACATCGCCAGGGAAAACGAGATATACGTTGAGGAGAGAGAATACGGCCCACTCGGGGTCAACGTCGGGGTCGGCGAGATAATACCGGGCCTCGATGAGGCGTTGATAGGAATGGAACCCGGGGAGAAGAAGACTATCACGGTGCCCCCCGAAAAGGCCTACGGCATGCCGGATCCCGGGCTCGTCATCAACGTCTCGAAAGAGGAGTTCACAAAAGCCGGTCTCGAGCCGATGGAGGGCATGTACGTCATGACAGATTCAGGGATAGCGAAGATAGCAAAGGTCGAAGGGGAGAACGTTGCCCTCGACTTCAACCATCCCCTCGCCGGAAAGACGCTGATCTTCGATGTGGAAGTGGTGGACGTCCAGAAAGCCGCAGAGGGGGAGGAGGTCTCAGACTCCGATATTGAGGCCTGAGGCCCCCTGAAATATCACCACTCCCATCGTCACAAGCATCAGGGCGTATTTTATGCCCGCTGAGTACTTCCCTTCTCTTATTACCCCGATTCCCAGTCCAGAAACTACCGCCTGAATGGCCACGAAAGCCAGGAGTATTGTCTTCACTGAACCAACAGGGAAAGCCATGCTCCCTGTGTTCATCGCGATCATCGTTTGGGTCACTATGCCCAGTATCAACGGGCCCACAAAGCCGCTGGTTACTATGAAGAACATCACCTGCATCCCCGTGGAGGCCTTCCTCTCCTGTTTTATCCTGAGCACCTCCCTGACGTCGTTTCCAACGTAGGCCAGCACGTCGCTCATTGGCGCGCCCCTCTCGAGGGCCTCTATGATTATCATCATGGAGCGGTAGATAACCGAGGACCTCCGGTTCCTGAGCGCGAAAGCACGGAGTGCATCGACGGTTGGGCGGCCCTTCTTTATCTCGGAAACCGTCTTTTTGAACTCCTCCGTTAGAGCCCCGAACTTCGCCGTCGTCAGTTCCTCCAGAGCCTCCGAGAAGGATATTCCAGCCCTGAGGGAGCTGGCGAGGTAGAAAAACGCGTCCGGAATCATTTTCTCCATTTCATCAAGGCGCTTGGTGAGTCTCCAGTAGGGGTATCCAAAGGCCACTCCAGCAAAGAGCGTTATCAACGTCACTCCAGCGTAGAGAACGTTAGAAAACAGCCAGGCTATAAGTGCACCAATTATTCCAACTATAAGTGCCAGTAAAAGATACTCTGCAGCTAAAAAGTTTATACCAGCGGAATAAATGAAGAAGTCATAACGTCTTATCCAGCGATT encodes:
- a CDS encoding DUF460 domain-containing protein; this encodes MLILGVDVISENPKRFAVVSWFNGRLERKGEFTLYRLIRFVQSKRPDIVAIDSVTELGDDLRKFLRALPGGTKLVQVTGRPGEQRSLQSLAREHGIRVVDRFDPYEEAKLSALLASKGVGYEVLAFEDEVVIKVTRGRSPGKGGWSQDRYRKRVHNLVRDKVREIGERLRRAEIPFDLEVEEKDYGLARGEFKVYAKREELAGLIKPMRGGDVEVRIQPVERAELGFAPLKGEEAVRGRKSIIVGIDPGITVGIAAIDLNGRVVALHSERNMLVGEVFRFVSNVGHPVIVATDVNPAPGFVEKIARSFKANLFVPRESLRVEEKNELLRNLGINVDDDHQRDALAAAYKAYLRLKPKLEHIDARLREAGLTGKADEVKALVIQGYNLGEAMQRVTLRERPGEEGEEPEERVNVDLRPYMRRIRELEKRIEFLERENAELREIIKEQRKTIGRLERRIADYDEEVRRKVLRERELEAKVKRIEVLERELRDAKDVIARLSRDLVQVKRMNVVEARGSAVPLKVLRVLSWRELERIEREIGLRKGDVLFIVNPAGAGKAIAEELVERGIRALITEKPLPEPVREVLREAHVPFFTSEELDVKRVDEFAVVERERLEEAIEELLSRWEEEDKEREAERILRLVEEYRIERVKELRRRAEEERR
- a CDS encoding carbohydrate kinase family protein, which gives rise to MKLDLVVLGHVSIDHIRFPGKEEVLYPGGAAAAVATSAALAGAKVGLVTKVGEDFPREWLERLSSLLDIRGVRILPGKTIHIHVIYHEDGSVDSPVEMGVARNMGETPIPEDYMSAKVFHIAPIPPEEQLKAVKRLEGRIISLDFNPTYMKSYEKKTGLMREIVSKVEVLFPNEREALTITKAQTVEEAAEILHDWGAKLIVVTRGERGVLVYDGTSREFPALPISPKEIVDPTGAGDAFAGGFLAMYSKGKNIEECVEKGLERAREVLKKMGSWSV
- a CDS encoding ASCH domain-containing protein, yielding MATWRMGLQEEYLRAIAEGKKKVEGRLYDEKRQKIMPGDTIIFEGRLMCAVKDVRVYSSFKEMLEKEGLENVLPGVGSIDDGVKVYRRFYSEEKERKYGVAAIEVEPVGWIGEPPE
- a CDS encoding AAA family ATPase, encoding MRIEEVSSKGNAVLDEVRKAIVGKDEVLRLILTTILAGGHVLLEDLPGLAKTLMAKSFATALGVKFRRVQFTPDLLPSDILGVSVFNQKTLEFEFKRGPIFTNVLLADEVNRAPPKTQSALLEAMQEMQVTVEGKTYELERPFIVMATQNPIEQEGTYPLPEAQLDRFLVRLRVGYPSREEEIEILRRRMARKKEEVDVRPVLTPEEVIEMQRAVEDVYVSDPILEYITDVVLATRDNRKEIEVGASPRGSLALLRLSRAYAALQGRDYVIPDDVKAVAVPALSHRLILKRELWYTRVSQERVMEKLLERVPVPKFE
- the pcp gene encoding pyroglutamyl-peptidase I, which gives rise to MKVLVTGFEPFGGESINPSWEAVRRLPDEMDGAAVVKRRLPVTFNGVREILPRLIVEERPDVVVLTGQAGGRPNVTVERVAINVMDSEKPDNDGFAPGDEPVFEGAPAAYFATLPVKAIVKALRDAKIPAGISNTAGTYVCNAAMFTALHTIAVAGMEARAGFIHVPFSHEQALDKPRPSMALETIKKAVEVAVRTSLRAR
- a CDS encoding DUF2118 family protein — translated: MEKIPRLYVEVSPDECIKEGRVTRDCVIISGNVEVWVRENEAVPEFVDTKKAKVLGKEVYDRFYLYVDRTEGKMIKDAILVLPDGRTRIHLKKGDELMLLPVEGYTKTLIANVGNRVRKGDAFAAVTTRKGEVHYLKPPKTGTVVFIDEVTNSPHYVYYILPEE
- a CDS encoding geranylgeranyl reductase family protein, coding for MRYDVLIIGGGPVGNYLANLLARDFRVAVVEKKGSFGGKACTGIIGAENYGRLGLPDEAVLNELRGAVFYSRIQSFEVERKSPQAYLVDRKALERWLAERAVERGVDYYMATTFLGFRNGRAVLQRLGERIEVEADFYVGADGVNSTVAKAMGAQTRAEFLSGYEVEVVGSFRRDFVEVWVNREVNPDFFLWVAPVNERIARVGTFGSIEALNRFLRMRMLRPTSVVEFKAGSVGFGTRKPWAKGNVALVGDAALQIKPTTAGGIVYGMLCAQALRRALLDGRLGDYERECAFVKKQVSFGLRFRRVFLGLGQDDIERVFEILGSQEAREIIESQADFDDHLKTAKAILRRPRLLARLIRVSPTIIRTLL
- a CDS encoding DUF4129 domain-containing protein, whose product is MYTRAKLLILFGLLFSLMTLMINHSATTSEVHQRGEAPWAGVLLEVLAIVGLFILLGLFLEWRDPFRRDDWGGFGLSTYLPLVIAGALVGLIFLGLWSPSPSPFPPNNTSGLVNLSSAPPNFSRPPTYHNDTRLAGAGLSLPFRYILYAVFLVAIAVFAYVAVVQYRGLLWKKGREEMRLKAELFDKKLDDLGLDAFENPREAIVGIYRNAVLWLEYLGIPYEESWTHWEHARHVKYMHDAFVELTRLFEKAKYAPEKITWKDAERVLEVYRTMRRGVDEV
- a CDS encoding DUF58 domain-containing protein, with the protein product MLPTEKAEEILLALWLIVMLAFLLLRWEMTYLTLPIIWLLFLAVFFFKPSLDVEVERVVPHSRFLEGSEVEITLRVKSHERIPTLKITEDVPPGLELVGGRREHVLSLQPGEEREIRYKVRVKRGIHEFNWVRLSYRDPFGFFKVDRKVELYSEIVGVPIITDVPTPYSTRGTKITVGPLPSPRVGEGVEFHAVREYQPGDPLRIINWKATARTGRIMANEYESERKVDVIFIVDASYTGSLVFDHLIRAAASLMLNALNNGTSFGLLLAEDVPLWVRVDYGKRHFFKCIDFLSTAKPDRNNMIAYQVEHLIRTRFPARAQLLYFSPLLTEESREALKTMARYGYSVVVVSPNPYTAVKPKNREEELALKLLSLQREATLMKMSSYGIIVDWDVRKPLEAAIAEVVGL
- a CDS encoding carboxypeptidase M32: MEEVFQNETVKEILTKYRRIWAIGHAQSVLGWDMEVNMPKEGILERSVARGELSVLSQEFLLKPEFVELVEKAKDLELNEYERGVVRVLDREIRISKSFPPEFLREMSEVTSQATKAWEEAKKSDDFSKFEPWLDRIIDLAKRAADYLGYEDEPYDALLDMFEEGTTTKDVERMFEGLEKELKPLLDRILEEGKVPQSHPLEKERYEKDQMERVNLWILEKFGFPLGVRSRLDVSAHPFTTEFGIRDVRITTRYEGYDFRRTILSTVHEFGHALYELQQDERFAFSPIAGGVSLGIHESQSRFWENIVGRSREFAELIHPVLRENLPFMANYTPEDVYSYFNVVRPDFIRTESDVVTYNFHILLRFRLERMMLNEGVKAKDLPELWNDEMERLLGIRPKSYVDGILQDIHWAHGTIGYFPTYSIGTLLSAQFYYHMKKDLNVEEHIASADFEPIKAWLRERIHRYGSIYPPKELLKKAIGEELNPDYFVRWVKERYL